Proteins from a single region of Hordeum vulgare subsp. vulgare chromosome 6H, MorexV3_pseudomolecules_assembly, whole genome shotgun sequence:
- the LOC123403059 gene encoding gamma-tubulin complex component 3-like, with the protein MDDHQAGDLVKELVLRLVPAEPGGGGRDAGGALRFAHRLLSSRLAPAVLPDEHALAESVKRRLAASGRPDDALAFADLHAKLSARSRPASLWPLLYLLDSLSSHRRGAAAAAASCLPNLPTAAPPRQASRAPGTPAGGVLLVSKDPDNIRGIALREYTELVLDETEVSEATLVRDVLYACQGIDGRYVRYDKASDAYDLPDGVRVPISTRTLVRKLCEVGWLFRKVRGFISDNVSRLPSHAATEVGTVAQAFCSALQEELSDYYKLLAVLESYSLNPIPTPGSDSCVSGNYLSLRRLVVWLAEPAVKMRLMAVLVDGCRGLRGGGMAGAIHGHAQHGDPMVQDFMGRLLRRVCSPLFEMVRSWVLEGELEDVFGEFFIVGQPVKAESLWREGYLIQSDMLPSFISPVLAQRILRTGKSINFLRVCCDDNGWAEAATEAAAYVGTTTSRGGLGYGQIDALEALVVEAAKRIDQRLMDVIHKRYRFKDHCLAIKRYLLLGQGDFVQYLMDVVGPELSEPANRISSFHLAGLLETAIRASDAQYDDRDILDRIRVKMMDHGEGDRGWDVFSLEYDARVPLDTVFTASVMKMYLKIFNFLWKLKRVDHSLTGVWKTMKPNCIVSSPFYKEGTSIRAQFVSVLRKCQVLFNEMNHFVTNFQYYIMFEVLEVSWARFSEEMDAAKDLDDLLMGHDKYLTSIVEKSLLGERSLGILRNLFALFDIILQFRSHADRWFERIYELQLRGKSKPKTKSKETGSWLEGGRKAMIQLAGELFRKMGEDLDSIAKDYTASLDSFISQLPLQQHVDLKFLLFRLDFTEYYSRVSSNR; encoded by the exons ATGGACGACCACCAGGCCGGGGATCTCGTCAAGGAGCTCGTCCTCCGCCTCGTCCCCGCCGAGCCCGGCGGCGGGGGGCGCGACGCGGGCGGCGCGCTGCGGTTCGCGCACAGGCTTCTCTCCAGCCGGCTCGCCCCCGCCGTCCTCCCCGACGAGCACGCGCTCGCGGAGTCCGTCAAGCGCCGCCTCGCCGCGTCCGGCCGCCCCGACGACGCCCTCGCCTTCGCCGACCTCCACGCCAAGCTCTCCGCCCGGTCCCGCCCGGCCTCCCTCTGGCCCCTCCTCTACCTGCTCGACTCGCTCTCCTCCCACCGCCGcggggccgccgccgccgccgcctcctgcctCCCCAACCTCCCCACCGCCGCGCCGCCGAGGCAAGCCTCGCGGGCGCCCGGCACGCCGGCCGGAGGCGTGCTGCTCGTCTCCAAGGACCCGGACAACATCCGCGGGATCGCGCTGCGGGAGTACACCGAGCTGGTGCTCGACGAGACGGAGGTGTCAGAGGCCACGCTGGTGCGCGACGTGCTCTACGCCTGCCAGGGCATCGACGGCCGCTACGTTCGGTATGACAAGGCCAGCGACGCCTACGACCTGCCCGACGGAGTCCGCGTGCCCATCTCCACCCGCACCCTGGTACGCAAGCTGTGTGAGGTGGGGTGGCTGTTCCGCAAGGTGCGAGGCTTCATTTCCGACAATGTGAGCCGCTTGCCCTCCCATGCCGCCACCGAGGTCGGCACCGTTGCTCAGGCCTTCTGCTCAGCTCTACAGGAGGAACTGTCTGATTACTATAAGCTACTTGCAGTTCTAGAGTCCTACTCGTTGAATCCGATTCCGACACCTGGGTCTGATTCGTGTGTGTCAGGTAATTACCTCTCGCTGCGGCGTCTTGTTGTGTGGCTTGCCGAGCCTGCAGTGAAAATGCGTTTGATGGCCGTCTTGGTGGATGGATGCCGTGGTTTGAGAGGTGGTGGAATGGCTGGTGCCATCCATGGACACGCACAGCACGGCGATCCCATGGTTCAAGACTTTATGGGCCGCTTGCTGCGGCGAGTCTGCTCACCACTGTTTGAAATGGTCCGAAGCTGGGTGCTTGAAGGTGAATTGGAGGATGTATTTGGCGAGTTCTTCATCGTTGGGCAGCCAGTCAAGGCTGAATCATTGTGGCGGGAGGGCTACCTTATTCAGTCTGATATGCTACCGAGTTTCATTTCTCCGGTGCTGGCACAAAGGATCCTCAGAACAGGGAAGTCAATCAACTTTCTCAGAGTTTGCTGTGATGATAATGGTTGGGCTGAGGCTGCCACTGAGGCCGCGGCCTATGTTGGCACCACAACAAGTCGAGGTGGGCTTGGTTATGGGCAGATTGATGCTTTGGAGGCATTGGTGGTAGAAGCAGCCAAGAGGATTGATCAACGTTTGATGGATGTGATCCATAAGCGATACCGATTTAAAGACCATTGTCTTGCTATCAAGAGATATTTGCTTCTCGGGCAGGGTGATTTTGTCCAGTATCTGATGGATGTTGTTGGTCCAGAGTTGTCAGAACCTGCCAATAGAATTAGCTCCTTCCACCTTGCTGGCTTGCTTGAAACTGCAATACGCGCATCCGATGCGCAATATGATGATCGTGACATCTTGGACCGGATAAGAGTAAAGATGATGGATCATGGAGAAGGTGATCGTGGCTGGGACGTCTTCTCCTTGGAGTATGACGCTAGGGTCCCTCTGGACACGGTGTTCACAGCTTCAGTCATGAAGATGTACCTAAAGATATTCAACTTCCTATGGAAGCTTAAGCGTGTTGACCATTCTCTGACCGGAGTCTGGAAGACAATGAAGCCTAATTGCATTGTTTCTTCTCCATTCTACAAGGAAGGGACAAGCATCAGGGCTCAGTTTGTCTCAGTTCTTCGGAAATGCCAAGTTCTGTTTAATGAAATGAACCATTTTGTGACCAACTTCCAGTACTACATTATGTTTGAGGTCCTGGAGGTTTCCTGGGCTCGTTTTTCAGAAGAAATGGATGCAGCAAAAGATTTGGATGATCTTCTCATGGGACATGATAAGTATCTCACTTCAATTGTGGAGAAGTCTCTCCTGGGTGAGCGGTCCCTGGGAATTTTGAGAAATCTCTTTGCTTTGTTTGACATCATATTACAGTTCCGCAGCCATGCTGATAGGTGGTTTGAACGGATATATGAGTTGCAACTAAG GGGAaagagcaaaccgaaaacaaaatCCAAGGAAACAGGTTCATGGCTGGAGGGGGGCAGAAAAGCCATGATTCAACTCGCAGGGGAGCTTTTTCGGAAAATGGGTGAAGATTTGGATAGCATTGCGAAAGATTATACAGCTTCTCTTGATTCATTTATCTCCCAGTTGCCCCTGCAGCAACACGTTGATTTGAAGTTCCttctcttccgtttggacttcactGAATACTACAGCCGCGTTTCATCCAACAGATGA